Part of the Moorella sp. E308F genome, TTAATAAAGGGCGCGGTACCTGAAATAACTGGAGAATTCAAGGCACCTCCTGATGAAATTGATCTGACGGAAGCCGAGTTTATTGTAGCTATTGGAGGAGGCGTAGGAGATAGAAAAGGATATGACATGGCAGCAAGATTTGCAAGTCTTTTAGGTGCTACACTTGGAGGAAGTCGAATTGCTGTAGATCGAGGCTTTCTCCCTAACAGCCGTCTTATCGGCCTAACTGGGCATGAGGTAGCCCCTAAGATATATATTGGTATAGGTATTTCGGGAGCTCCCCATCATCTGAATGGTATTCGAGATGCCAAGGTAATTATCGGGATAAACAAAGATCCAAACGCTCCTTTACTAAAAGCTGCGGATATTGCTGTTGTAGGTGACGCTTATACAATACTACCCGCACTAATCGAAGAATTAGGAGGAGAACTCTGATGGTAAAGCATTTCGATGTTATTGTAGTTGGTGCTGGATTAGCGGGTAGTGCTGCAGCGTTGACAATGTCTCGTTCGGGTTTAAATGTATGTTTAATTGAACGGGCTACAGCCCCTGGAGAGAAGAATGTAACTGGCGGCGTGTTATATGGAAAAGTACTTGATGATTTGATTCCAGATTGGCAAAATAAAGCTCCCATTGAACGATGGATTGTCAAGAATGGTATCGGAATAGTTACATCTAAATCTTTAACCTTATTTCAATTTGAGACCGAGGACTTTTATAATCCACCTTATAACTCTTGCACCATTAATAGGGCCAATTTTGATCTTTGGTTAGCTCAACAGGCGGAGGAAGCAGGAGCTACATTAGTAACCAATACTTTAGTTGAAGATCTTATTTTTAAGGACGGTTATGTGAAAGGGGTAAAGACACAACGGCCAGATGGTGAGTTGGAAGCAGATATCGTTATCTGTGCTGATGGTGTAAATTCTTTATTAGCTCAAAAAGCTGGTTTGCGCCAAAAAGATATAGCCCCCCATGAAGTTGGGATAGGGATAAAAGAAGTATGGTTATTACCTATCGAAAAAATTAATGAACGTTTTGGGCTTGAGGATAATCAGGGTAGTGCCTATGAATTTATTGGGACCTTTTTAAATGGGGTGCATGGTGGGGCCTTCCTTTATACCAACAAAAAGACTTTATCCTTAGGAATCGTTGTTAATTTAGGTTCATTACAAAAAGCAGCCGTGCAACCTAGTATGCTTTTAGAAGAATTTAAAGGTCAACCCCAAATACAAAAGTTTATAGAAGGCGGAACGTTAGTGGAGTATTCTGCTCATATGGTACCGGAGATTGGTTTAGAAATGGTGCCTAAATTATACGGTAATGGCGTTATGGTAGCAGGGGATGCTGCAGGTTTTGTTGTAACTAATGGCTTTACTTTTGAAGGGATGAATTATGCTCTTGCCTCTGGTAAAGCTGCAGGCCATACTGCTGTACACGCTATTAAGAACGGTGACGTATCAGCAAAGGCTTTGGCAGCATACAAGGATAAAATTAACGAATCATTTATTGGTAAAAACCTTGAAACGTACAGGAAAGTTTACCACGTTTTAGGTAACCCTCGGTTGAGGAAGGAATACCCTCAAATTATTGAAGAAATTGCAAAAGATCTATTTCTCTTTGATGGGAAACCGCGCCCTAAACTAGCAAAGATGGTTAAAAGCATAACGGGAAAAAAGGTAGCAATGTGGCAAGTTATTAGAGATGGTTTTGATATCTGGAGGTACATGTAAACTATGGATATACTGGAAAAGCTAATGCGTGTATATTTTATTTCAGATGAAAGACCTCATATAACGGTTAATAAATCTATCTGCCAATCATGTTCCAGCAAAGAATGCCTTCATGTTTGTCCAGCCCAACGCTATACTTTAGAAGCTGAAGGTGTTCAATTTATTGCTGATGGTTGTTTGGAATGTGGTGCGTGTCGTATCTCTTGTAAATCAGGAGCCATAACCTGGAGTTATCCTCGAGGTGGCTTTGGTGTTCGTTTCCGTTTAGGATAAAGATGTTTAGTGAAAGGGCGACAAGAAGTGAGAATTGCAGTTTTAACTCGAGAACAAATAGTGCCTGTAGGGTCTCCAATTTTTGCTGATGATAATAGAAATTTGAGCGACGTTACTGTAACTAATTTTACAGACGTCTCAGATCTTGCAGCCATGAGAGCAGCTGTTGCTATAAAAAAACAAGTACATGGAACGAATATAAACTTATATTACCTTGGTAAAAATATTTACACCTTACGCTCCATTATGGCAGTAGGAGCAGATGAAACAACAATGATAAAAGTTGATGATGATTTAGATGCCCTAACGACTGCTCAAATAGTTACCGAAGCTCTTCAAAATGAAAAATTTAACCTGATATTGACTGGCCAATACGGGGCTGGAGGAGATGGTACCGGGCAGGCTATAGCCAATTTTATTGGCTTAATGTTAATAACAGCGGCGGTTTCCATTGAACTGTCATCTAAGGAGGGAAAATGTATAGCAATCCGGACACTAGGGCG contains:
- a CDS encoding FAD-dependent oxidoreductase; this encodes MVKHFDVIVVGAGLAGSAAALTMSRSGLNVCLIERATAPGEKNVTGGVLYGKVLDDLIPDWQNKAPIERWIVKNGIGIVTSKSLTLFQFETEDFYNPPYNSCTINRANFDLWLAQQAEEAGATLVTNTLVEDLIFKDGYVKGVKTQRPDGELEADIVICADGVNSLLAQKAGLRQKDIAPHEVGIGIKEVWLLPIEKINERFGLEDNQGSAYEFIGTFLNGVHGGAFLYTNKKTLSLGIVVNLGSLQKAAVQPSMLLEEFKGQPQIQKFIEGGTLVEYSAHMVPEIGLEMVPKLYGNGVMVAGDAAGFVVTNGFTFEGMNYALASGKAAGHTAVHAIKNGDVSAKALAAYKDKINESFIGKNLETYRKVYHVLGNPRLRKEYPQIIEEIAKDLFLFDGKPRPKLAKMVKSITGKKVAMWQVIRDGFDIWRYM
- a CDS encoding ferredoxin family protein is translated as MDILEKLMRVYFISDERPHITVNKSICQSCSSKECLHVCPAQRYTLEAEGVQFIADGCLECGACRISCKSGAITWSYPRGGFGVRFRLG